The following are encoded in a window of Kitasatospora sp. NBC_01250 genomic DNA:
- a CDS encoding serine hydrolase domain-containing protein encodes MSPVTSPLPASSSASPHRAARSRRLRLAPLVLTASALTVGLTAGTAFPAALPTAATVAPRGGADPQRAELVRLAQQLVAAGAPGVVVRVDDGHSRPVEIAEQAPWAAKDQRLEVGDEFRMGSNTKTMMATIVLQLVAEGRLALTDPVAKWLPGQVPNGQAITLRMLLNHTSGLFDYTEDPALVPSILGKDPHRWTSAELLAMGVQHPPLFAPGTQWSYSNTDYAAVGAVLERVTGTSLADLIQDRIAGPLGLRHTYLATDGSWHGRYARGYEPDAAHMPAAVPTAFRDVAGVHHGSEVNVSGNDPSWGGAAGAVVSTAQDWSRFYTALMSGRLLPAAQLAELRSTVPMDPDNPVHGPGSGLGIETGTTACGTIWAHDGGITGYSSVNLTDDSGSRTATVLVPTEFLFEFGADPKLVAADQALQTAVICAMFGKPAPAAPTAATPAPAQGPAPAQGPALAQAPTQGPAPTPTLAPAQAR; translated from the coding sequence ATGTCGCCAGTCACTTCTCCACTCCCCGCCTCTTCTTCCGCTTCGCCGCACCGGGCGGCGCGGTCGCGCCGCCTGCGGCTGGCGCCGCTCGTGCTGACGGCGTCGGCCCTGACCGTCGGCCTGACCGCCGGTACCGCCTTCCCGGCCGCCCTCCCCACGGCCGCGACCGTGGCGCCCCGCGGCGGGGCCGATCCGCAGCGGGCCGAACTGGTGAGACTGGCACAGCAGTTGGTGGCCGCGGGCGCGCCGGGGGTGGTCGTGCGGGTGGACGACGGCCACAGCCGCCCGGTCGAGATCGCCGAACAGGCTCCCTGGGCGGCGAAGGACCAGCGGCTCGAGGTCGGGGACGAGTTCCGGATGGGTTCCAACACCAAGACCATGATGGCCACGATCGTCCTGCAACTGGTCGCCGAGGGCAGGCTCGCGCTGACCGACCCGGTGGCGAAGTGGCTGCCGGGGCAGGTCCCGAACGGCCAGGCGATCACCCTGCGGATGCTGCTGAACCACACCAGCGGCCTGTTCGACTACACCGAGGACCCGGCCCTGGTGCCGTCGATCCTCGGCAAGGACCCGCACCGGTGGACCTCCGCGGAGCTGCTGGCCATGGGCGTGCAGCACCCGCCGCTGTTCGCCCCGGGCACCCAGTGGTCCTACAGCAACACCGACTACGCCGCCGTCGGCGCCGTCCTGGAGCGGGTCACCGGAACGAGCCTGGCCGACCTGATCCAGGACCGGATCGCCGGGCCGCTCGGCCTGCGGCACACCTACCTCGCCACCGACGGCAGCTGGCACGGCCGGTACGCCCGCGGCTACGAGCCGGACGCGGCCCACATGCCGGCGGCGGTGCCCACCGCGTTCCGGGACGTCGCCGGGGTGCACCACGGCAGCGAGGTGAACGTCTCCGGCAACGACCCGAGTTGGGGCGGCGCCGCCGGGGCGGTGGTGTCCACCGCGCAGGACTGGTCCCGCTTCTACACCGCGCTGATGTCCGGCAGGCTGCTGCCCGCGGCCCAGCTGGCGGAGCTGCGCAGCACCGTCCCGATGGACCCGGACAACCCGGTGCACGGGCCCGGTTCCGGGCTGGGCATCGAGACCGGCACCACCGCCTGCGGCACCATCTGGGCCCACGACGGCGGGATCACCGGCTACTCCAGCGTCAACCTCACGGACGACAGCGGCAGTCGCACCGCCACCGTCCTGGTGCCGACGGAGTTCCTGTTCGAGTTCGGGGCCGACCCCAAGCTCGTCGCCGCCGACCAGGCGCTCCAGACCGCGGTGATCTGCGCCATGTTCGGCAAGCCCGCTCCGGCGGCTCCGACCGCCGCGACCCCGGCCCCGGCCCAGGGCCCAGCCCCGGCTCAGGGCCCAGCCCTGGCTCAGGCCCCGACTCAGGGCCCGGCCCCGACCCCGACTCTGGCCCCGGCTCAGGCGCGCTGA
- a CDS encoding DUF302 domain-containing protein → MVDEPQAAGTLSVVSPFSVDETLERLRSAIDAAGLTLFAEVDHSGGARAVGLEMDETRLLVFGNPRGGTPAMVAAPLLALELPLRALVRADQDGRTWVSYQDPAELARRFDVPEALMAPLGGVGRLVAGALGS, encoded by the coding sequence ATGGTGGACGAGCCGCAGGCGGCGGGGACGTTGAGCGTGGTGAGCCCGTTCTCGGTGGACGAGACGCTGGAGCGGCTGCGGTCGGCGATCGACGCGGCGGGGCTGACCCTGTTCGCGGAGGTGGACCACAGCGGCGGCGCCCGCGCGGTCGGGCTGGAGATGGACGAGACGCGGCTGCTGGTCTTCGGCAACCCGCGCGGTGGCACGCCGGCGATGGTCGCCGCGCCCCTGCTGGCGCTGGAGCTGCCGCTGCGGGCGCTGGTCCGGGCGGACCAGGACGGCCGCACCTGGGTCAGCTACCAGGACCCCGCCGAGCTGGCCCGCCGGTTCGACGTGCCCGAGGCCCTGATGGCCCCGCTCGGCGGGGTGGGCCGACTGGTGGCGGGCGCGCTGGGTTCCTGA